In Desulfatibacillum aliphaticivorans DSM 15576, one genomic interval encodes:
- a CDS encoding SHOCT domain-containing protein — MFFNRNKQAPKQPENPGVVKSVFLAYFILVLHAVLVLGLGGAVLFFGGLVQFMPYIFFGGTALIIYSGYRFFQKLKRDGKSLSEVLSDPMISGKEVEVSFLGGLVSVRMDGRAAAERLAGPRHVAQLEDPDAMRLRELKELAELFEKNLITSAEYHKAKQGLLK, encoded by the coding sequence ATGTTTTTTAACCGCAACAAGCAGGCCCCTAAGCAACCGGAAAATCCGGGGGTCGTAAAAAGCGTATTCCTGGCCTATTTCATTTTGGTTCTGCACGCCGTTTTGGTTTTGGGGCTGGGAGGGGCCGTCCTCTTCTTTGGCGGTCTGGTCCAATTTATGCCTTATATCTTCTTCGGCGGAACCGCCCTCATAATCTACTCGGGATACCGCTTTTTCCAAAAGCTGAAACGCGACGGCAAAAGCCTCTCCGAAGTCCTTTCCGACCCCATGATCAGCGGAAAAGAAGTGGAAGTCAGCTTTCTTGGCGGCTTGGTGTCCGTACGTATGGACGGCAGGGCGGCGGCCGAAAGACTGGCGGGCCCCCGCCATGTAGCCCAACTGGAAGACCCTGATGCCATGCGCCTTCGCGAGCTTAAGGAACTGGCCGAACTTTTTGAGAAAAATCTCATAACGTCCGCCGAGTACCACAAAGCCAAACAAGG
- a CDS encoding DUF1992 domain-containing protein, which yields MDGFNKIIEQRIQDAQRRGVFDDLPGAGKPIDLDRDVCVPEDLRMAYKILKNAGCLPPEVEVKKEIANMEQLMAGMEDTREKYKAMKKLNHLITKLNLMRSGSLEFDVPECYEHKLVEKFGKK from the coding sequence GTGGACGGTTTTAACAAAATCATCGAGCAGCGAATTCAAGACGCCCAACGTAGAGGAGTCTTTGACGATCTTCCAGGCGCCGGCAAACCCATCGACCTGGACAGGGACGTTTGCGTTCCCGAAGACCTGCGCATGGCTTACAAAATACTCAAGAACGCGGGCTGCCTGCCCCCGGAGGTGGAAGTAAAAAAAGAAATCGCCAACATGGAGCAGCTAATGGCAGGCATGGAAGACACCCGGGAAAAATACAAAGCAATGAAGAAATTGAACCACCTGATAACCAAGCTCAATCTTATGCGTTCAGGCTCGCTTGAGTTTGATGTGCCCGAATGCTACGAGCATAAGTTGGTGGAGAAATTCGGGAAGAAATGA